The nucleotide window tctttttctctatcACAAGATTTTCTTGGTTGCCTCGACtcctcatttttcttgaagtaTCCATAAAAGACACCGGTGTTTAACACATTTCTAGACATGGGTTTGAGGATATGGCCCTGCAAATATATGAGAAAACTTAGAAGTACTTGTTACACAATACCTTTATCTGACACTCACACCCAAGTCCAAGTAACATAGCTTAATAAAATTATATGGTGTCTTCTTTCTCTTGCTTGTATTAATTTCCCATATGCTTAATGATTCGCCATATGTTTCAATATGAACATTGCGTTTGCTACCGTTTTGGATAAACAAGAGCATCAGATGAGTTAGTTTCACACCAAATATAGTCTCCCTTCTTAAGATTTTTTTTTAGTGGGTTGAGTTCATATCCACCTCATGGAGTTTTCTCCTATTATTTCTCACTATTGATTCATAATTAGGTTGTTAAAAACTTCCTTTTCCATCTTATTACCACAACCTTTCAACTTCTATccgatttttttatttcatttgaacGCGAACACTAAACAAATATGTTTGATATTTACAACATTGAGTGTGCCATTTTGGATACTAATGATCATGCCATCTGTTTTCTCTTTAGGCAAGGAGCCATTTGGACTTCATATGCCGTATGAAGGATTACATGCCGAGGTCAACTTTTATGGATAAAACCGTGGAGGCAACTGAAACCCAGTTTTCGTTAAGGCCCATCCAATTGGAAGCAATTAGAACTTGCTTGGAAGCTGAATTCTGTCCCTCAAGCAGGTTCCTGACAAATGAAGAATTGGAGGCAGCAGCTGTTGCTCTGCAATCGTGAAGCAGTTTGCAGGTCTGCAAGATTTTTCTCAAGATTATCATGATTAATGAGGTAAATCCGAACGAAAGCTGTATAAGGTTAATCAAAATATTTCATTGGTGGAAACTGGAATTTTATCAATTAACGCTTGTGTCCATCATCAGCCATAGCAGTGAATGGTATTGAAAGAAATGTTGTTTCCAgttgaaaatgaataaattggaCTGTGACAGCATGTAAGGGAATCGTCTTTCACAGCCAATTGTTACGATTTCTGCCTCTTCTTGGTTCTATATTTGAGTTGATGATCCAAAAATATCTATGATCGACGGATGATGTGGGGAAAATGACATGGTACCGAAAGATATCGTGTTATCTGTATAGTTTTAGTATTTGTAttcaatatattatttttaaatataaaggaCGTCTTAAAAATATTCTTTGACACTCACTTATAGTTTAAGAACCTaaaagttccaaaaaaaaaaaaaaattaaacatcaaTAGAAAATtctcatttcttttttcttttagatttcagtattttttaatgaaataaattttaatgaaataaatttaAACATCATAAATATGTAAACTAAAATTTAAACAGTTTACTTCTCGATTGTTGACATTGGCCATTAGACTTAAGGAATGTTTATTTATTCGTCAATAGATATTGATTTACTGTATTGATTGTTAAATTATTGCTTAGGATTTGTTAGtcggatttttttttaaaaaaactagtgacttaaataaattattttgaataattcaataacttaaataaaacttTCAAGTAATTTAATGACAAAAGAAATATAGAGTTTATATTACATAAACACGAAAAAAAGTGTAGTTTTCAAAATGATGTTTTTAAAATTTGCATTTAAAAAGTTCTAAAAGGTTTAATACTTTTGGCCATTATACTATAGTTAAATGCTTATACAATCTTCTTATCAGTTTGGTCTTTGTATTATCATTCTATATTTCCTATTACCCTCATTGTTTACTTtcatttaaaagaaaagattGATTAACTCATTTGGCTCCCGTGTTATAACTAAATTATCACTTTAATATCAATATAATTtctttttatcaatttagccgttgtattatttttatatattaattatttaaaataataataaaatgaattctGATAATTGATATCCAATTGAAAACATCCACAACCAGTTGTAATCTATTTTCTAcattaagtaaaataataaaatcaaaatattataaaaatttccaaaattttagtaccaaaaaagaaattctaaaatttgaatccaCAAAATTAGatatctaaaaaaaaaatctGGATACGCGAGTTCAATTGAATTTTCGTCATGAAACATGACGTTGCTAATATGTGATCTGAAAGCCACATGTCATGCAGCTATTGGTCAAAAAGGTCCCACGTGGCAGAAAAAATCTTGCTATCTAAAACAAGAATGGGTCCCATGTGATCTTTTCTCAGCCAACAACAATAAAGAAAGAGATTTGTGGATATGGCGTCTAGATAATGTGATAAGCCTTAAATTCACATCAACCGTTGGATCAACAGCATCAAACAAACCAACCATCAGTATTCACCGTCTAATGACAACCACTTGAATCCCCCTCATGAAATTGAAATACAAAGCTTAATTTAAGCCATGCATTAAAAACATCCCACATTCACTTTAACCTTGTACACTACTATTACACTGCCGGAAAAAAATCATGGCCACCGTCACGACGCAAGCCTCTGCCGCTGTTTTCCGGCCATGTGCATCGAAAACACGGTTCCTTACTGGTTCTTCCGGTAAGTTAAACCGAGACGTTTCATTTAAACCAGTGGCTGCTACATCGACTAGCTCATTCAAAGTTGAAGCAAAGAAAGGGGAGTGGTTACCTGGTCTTCCTTCACCAGCTTACCTGAATGGCAGGTATTGATATTTCAAACCTGAACCGAATCCGGAAATTTTTGAATTgtaacatatgattttatgaacTAAAGGTGTAAAGAATTTTTTCAGTCTTCCAGGTGATAATGGCTTTGATCCTCTTGGATTGGCTGAGGACCCTGAGAACTTAAGATGGTATGTACAAGCTGAGCTCGTGAATGGACGTTGGGCTATGTTGGGTGTTGCAGGGATGCTTCTGCCCGAAGTTTTCACTAAGATTGGGATAATTAACGCTCCTCAATGGTATGATGCCGGTAAAGCCGAATACTTCGCATCGTCCTCGACCTTGTTTGTTATCGAGTTCATTTTGTTCCACTATGTGGAGATCAGAAGGTGGCAAGACATCAAGAACCCTGGTTGTGTGAACCAGGACCCTATCTTCAAGCAATACAGCTTGCCCCCTCATGAGTGTGGTTACCCTGGTAGCATTTTCAACCCCCTCAACTTTGCCCCGACACTTGAAGCCAAGGAAAAGGAGCTTGCCAATGGtatgcatgcacacacacacacacacacacatgatGTTCATGTAAAGAACGTGGCTTAATTTTTTGGCGTTTGAATGTGCAGGGAGATTGGCAATGTTGGCATTCTTGGGGTTTGTAGTTCAACACAATGTGACTGGGAAGGGGCCATTTGAGAACCTGTTGCAGCATCTATCAGATCCATGGCACAACACCATCATCAACACAATCAGAGGTTACTAATAAATGGGTTTGAAGTTTGGAGGAGATGTAGCTTAATGTTCCTATATTTTGTAAAGCTTTGAGTGAATGCTTTTTCGAAAGCATATTCAATGTAAAACAAGGAACTTCTAATGTACAGTGGAACTTCAGATTGCATCTATATATATAACTATATTATCATTATTGCTTATAAACAACAAAATAAGCATCTCAGAAGATCATAGATTTGGATTGAAACTAATGACAGTAGAAGTCATGTTTTCATTttctatatataatttatatacatcTTGAGGGACAGGGAAGTACTCTCAAAAACCCCATGAAAACTATGTTTAGACAActaaaaaagaggaaaaaaagaaaaagagttgaTATACAGAAGATGTAATCATGTATGAGTTACAAAGTTACACTAAATATACAAGAAACATGTCCAGCAGCAAAAACTGGCTGGGTGAGGGCTTCATGTGCTGTATGTTTCACCTATTCTATCACAAGAAATGACCATGATCCATGAAAACAGTCAGATTTCGACGCATGTCTGTCAGTCCTTCAGCTATAAATCGTGACATTGGCCGGATGAATGTGTCTGATTCATGAAATTAGATCAAGTTTGCTGCGGTAAAGGATGATCATAATAATCAATGACTGTGCAGGCAGATTCAATTCCTTAAGACATGATAAACTAAAACTAGCCTTTGAGAGAACAAAAACTAGAAAGAGTAAACAAAACAAATCGAGCATATGTTGCTTGATGCCATAGAAGCATTATATGAGCATAATCTACTTAAGCAACTGGTTTCATATTCACTATCATGGCATGGATATGTTAATTTTTGTCAAAGAGATTCAACATGTGAATGTCATACAGCAGGATTCAACTCGTGACAGGAGAACCTAATTGGGACTCAATACAGCTCTTCACTAAAGGGATCAATCTCAGTAACCAAAAGTTTGATAGATTAGTCATCTCATCTGTTATTTAGACATAACAATGAAATTTAGTTCCACAATTACTGTTGCCTTATCAATACATTAGCTTGTAACTTATACACATTTCAGAAGCTAGAGGCTGCATAAACAAGTTTGGCATCTCTACAGGTAGTTGAACTCAAGTGTACAATTACAGCAGTGTAAACGATGAGGACCTGAATTTCGGTCCTCCAACATACAAGTTAATCTCATGGTGTTTGTTTAAGCGGTCGCAAGGGCAAATAATCAGAATGTCAAATCTCGGGCCAATGACACTGTTGGCAGGTATGAAGATTACAATCGAGCCAAAATCTTTTACCATACAAGGTAAAGCCAATAAAAGATAATTGTTGGACACAGATTTAATTGCTTCCAAAGGGTATTCATCATCTAAAACTTTGACATGACTGAACAGTTCAATCAGGTGCTACCAATGTTGCTCCGACTCTACTTTTCTTGAACAATCGAGAAAAAATCTTTTACCATACGAAGTAAAGCCAACAAAAAATAATTGTTGGACACAGATTTAATtgctttcaacggctattcatCATCTAAAACTTTGACATGATTGAACAGTTCAATCAGCTGCTACCTATGTTGCTCTGACTCTACTTTTCGTGAAGTATCCGTGTCCAACACCTATATTCACCATTAAGTATGGTTATATGAATTTCAAAGGATCCTCCAAATAcatgggaaaacttagaaaaaaatcAAACATATCGCTGTTAGAAACATACCCATGTCGGACACTCAAACTCAAGTCCAAGTAACCTAGGGCACTACTACATGCATAGAATATTAAATTATCCTCACCTGATGGTAAGAATTCCCATCAAACTTTGCAATGCCACAAGGGccagaagacaatacccaagctTGATGCCCATTGTTATACATAGGTCTAGGGATTTTGAAGTTGCTAATAACTTGGTTAACCACAGGATTCCCTTGAAGGTTTACCTCCATCTCAGTCTTCAACTTCTCATCATCCTGGTAATTTGAAGCACTATATGGCTGGTAGAAATATTGCTCACCGGGTTCTAAATTTAAGCAAGCATTACTACCTAACTCATTAAGGGCATTACATTCCTGTACCACATTATCAACTTGTCCTGAACTGCTGATCTCTGTTTGTTTACCGGAGCCAAAGAAACCAGAATAGCCAGCAAGGGAGCAATCCGTAGAGCATTCTGCATCTCTGGAGCAAAAGAAACTAGTCAACCAATGGTAATGAGAAACATGATGAACAGTTAAGCTAAAAACAATCATGTCTACGCAGATAGGCACGAGAGTCTAGGTTATTTCAAAGTATAAACTTATATTGATAAAACTGAATATCTGAAGACTAAAATGAATTGTATTTGAAATATCTCTCTTACCGATGAGGTAGAAAGTTCAGTTCATTATGCAATAACGTATGATGATTTTCATTGTTGGGAAGCCACATAACGGGTTGGGCTTCTTGCACCGCACCAATCATTACAGACAAAGGTATCCTATTCTGAAACTGTAAGCCATCATAAGTCGTAAGATATCTCTCccaaaaacacacacacacaggGGGAGAGAATATTTTTGCTACCTGGTTACAGCATTCTAGTGACATAAGATGGTGCTTTCCAAAATTTTCCTGCAAAGAAAGTAGAAGGCATAAGTCATTTATTGTTGACATGGATCATATTTTATTGAACTGATAAATCAATTAGCATTCTCTATCAGTATCTATCAAGAGGCTAATGAATCAAAGAAGTTTCAAACAATACTATTTTCCACACCAAGAAAAAATATGCAATATCttgattatatattatatatcaaTGCAAGAGGCTAAGCATGTTTATTTATGTGTCATTGACTTTGAAAGATAACGTATAAAAGCAGTGCATAGAGGTCATTATTACTAGAACAAAACAACATACCTTGTGTATACGAACACGCTCAATGGATTCTCTTAGTGAATCTTCCATCTGCCTAAGATGCTCAATGTTGTCAATTTTATCTGGATTACTCCAGTAGCTGAAATCATTGCACAATATTTTACCAGAGTTACACCATGAAAGCAAATAAATCATATTGTTGCTATTAGTTATATGTATTTCTGTTAATGCATGTGTGAATGTCCAAACTATGGAGGTAACCGAGCCAAAATAAAGATTTACCAAATGCGGATAAAGTTACAAGCAAATACACATTGATCACCATCATCCACATGATAAGAGGCCAGCTATCATTTGACAACAGTTacagaaattgaattgagattgAGGTAAAAACATAAGACTGAATGAGGTTTCCAGAACCAGATGCACAACTATTTTCAGGAAATTTTCagataataaaaaatttgaaatcaTTTTGGGGTGACCTAGCCTTAACCAACAAGAAAAATCCGTTGGACTATAATTTTCCAATTATAATACCCCAATGATAATATATAGCAACATTAAACATATGAATCTAGTTCATACCAGCTCTATCTTAATTCTATTTGTAAGCAAGCCACTAAGAATCTTAATTTAGCATTGGTGTTGAAATTTTCATGATGGTTTGTGATGCATCTTGTATGTTCTGTCCTTGAGGAACCATTAACCTAAAACACCCAACTATGAGACAAACTTCATTAGGGTCTAAAGTTTTGTTAAACGATGTTATAATGGACAGAGGTTGAAATTATTGCACTGCATTTGTGTTATTATGAGTTGTAAGTATCTAACCATCATATTTCAGGTCCAAAGGCTGGGGAATTAAAATATAGGGAGAAGCTACTTAAGAAATGAAATACAAATATAATTTTCTATAATGggataaaaagaagaagaagaagtaagATGTGACTGTCATCTCATGCTGGCATTTTACAAACAAGACCAAAAAGAAAAATCAATACTTTAACAACCAAAAGCTCCAAAGGTGCACCTCAGTCTCTTATGTACTTCAGCAAGCTGAGCTCGAAACCTTGATACTTCTTTTGTCATTTCCTGAAAAATAGCAATGCCCCAGACACATAACAGAATTAACAATAACTTGAAAATCGAAGATAGAAAAGGACCCATGTAATGTCAGAAAACTTCTTACCTCAATAGATTGACGGCTGCAAGGggcccaaaataaaataaataaaaattagattctTCTCAAGATCCCTCATAAACAGAAATAATTATCTGGAAGAAATTGAGATAAAGGCGACATACTTTGCACCTAGAAAGTCATGTATGTTTAGATCATGATCCAATTTCATGAAGGTTTTCTTCAGTGCCTATATTCTCAATCACAAGACCCAAAAATTAAAATCTTCACTTGGCAAGGAAGGAAGAAGAACATATTGAAGAATATGAGTTGCAAGTAGTCTTACTTCGAGGCTCTCCAGCTTCCTGTTGCAGACCAACGAAAATCAGTTAGCTATAATGTCATTTCAATATGAACAGACTATTCACTGAAAGACATTAAAATTCAGATTCGACACCTCTTTGCCCTTTCTTGCGGCGTTAATTGTGCAAACTTCACAATAACCTCTTCAATATTGCTGGTAAAAGCAAACAAGCAAAGTGAGCCATATTTGTTACCTTTCAAACAAGTTATCCCTCTAACGGAATCTACTGTATACATAAATAACTACAGGCATAAATATAACATTATTTAGACAGTTATACCCAGGACTATTTTGAAGTGATTGATATGAAACTGAAACTGTGCGTAACTAAGTAAACAAAGAATCACTGTAACATAGACTCTGATACATATTTGTATACTGttaaataaagaaaaccaaataaAGCACAAATCCAGAGATCAAAATTGTAACCAATACATCATTAAAATCAGAGTCCACCAAGCTTAAGCTGTGTAATTATCAAAGTTGCTAAGAATAAAAATGTGAGGTGACACctgaaaaaaattgaatttttatctGCAGTAGGTATAAATCATTCTCGAATTACTATAGCTTCTACTTACGCTATTGTTATACATGATACAgatataaaattatttcaccatcGATACAGAAAGCCAATAGAT belongs to Gossypium arboreum isolate Shixiya-1 chromosome 7, ASM2569848v2, whole genome shotgun sequence and includes:
- the LOC108456585 gene encoding chlorophyll a-b binding protein 4, chloroplastic, yielding MATVTTQASAAVFRPCASKTRFLTGSSGKLNRDVSFKPVAATSTSSFKVEAKKGEWLPGLPSPAYLNGSLPGDNGFDPLGLAEDPENLRWYVQAELVNGRWAMLGVAGMLLPEVFTKIGIINAPQWYDAGKAEYFASSSTLFVIEFILFHYVEIRRWQDIKNPGCVNQDPIFKQYSLPPHECGYPGSIFNPLNFAPTLEAKEKELANGRLAMLAFLGFVVQHNVTGKGPFENLLQHLSDPWHNTIINTIRGY
- the LOC108456571 gene encoding agamous-like MADS-box protein AGL65 isoform X2 yields the protein MGRVKLKIKRLESYSNRQVTYSKRRTGILKKAKELSILCDIHIILLMFSPTGKPTLFHGERSNIEEVIVKFAQLTPQERAKRKLESLEALKKTFMKLDHDLNIHDFLGANRQSIEEMTKEVSRFRAQLAEVHKRLSYWSNPDKIDNIEHLRQMEDSLRESIERVRIHKENFGKHHLMSLECCNQFQNRIPLSVMIGAVQEAQPVMWLPNNENHHTLLHNELNFLPHRDAECSTDCSLAGYSGFFGSGKQTEISSSGQVDNVVQECNALNELGSNACLNLEPGEQYFYQPYSASNYQDDEKLKTEMEVNLQGNPVVNQVISNFKIPRPMYNNGHQAWVLSSGPCGIAKFDGNSYHQTHSSGQCHDL
- the LOC108456571 gene encoding agamous-like MADS-box protein AGL65 isoform X3; this translates as MGRVKLKIKRLESYSNRQVTYSKRRTGILKKAKELSILCDIHIILLMFSPTGKPTLFHGERSNIEEVIVKFAQLTPQERAKRKLESLEALKKTFMKLDHDLNIHDFLGANRQSIEEMTKEVSRFRAQLAEVHKRLSYWSNPDKIDNIEHLRQMEDSLRESIERVRIHKENFGKHHLMSLECCNQFQNRIPLSVMIGAVQEAQPVMWLPNNENHHTLLHNELNFLPHRDAECSTDCSLAGYSGFFGSGKQTEISSSGQVDNVVQECNALNELGSNACLNLEPGEQYFYQPYSASNYQDDEKLKTEMEVNLQGNPVVNQVISNFKIPRPMYNNGHQAWVLSSGPCGIAKFDGNSYHQQT
- the LOC108456571 gene encoding agamous-like MADS-box protein AGL65 isoform X1 — translated: MGRVKLKIKRLESYSNRQVTYSKRRTGILKKAKELSILCDIHIILLMFSPTGKPTLFHGERSNIEEVIVKFAQLTPQERAKRKLESLEALKKTFMKLDHDLNIHDFLGANRQSIEEMTKEVSRFRAQLAEVHKRLSYWSNPDKIDNIEHLRQMEDSLRESIERVRIHKENFGKHHLMSLECCNQFQNRIPLSVMIGAVQEAQPVMWLPNNENHHTLLHNELNFLPHRDAECSTDCSLAGYSGFFGSGKQTEISSSGQVDNVVQECNALNELGSNACLNLEPGEQYFYQPYSASNYQDDEKLKTEMEVNLQGNPVVNQVISNFKIPRPMYNNGHQAWVLSSGPCGIAKFDGNSYHQVLDTDTSRKVESEQHR